In Candidatus Hydrogenedentota bacterium, the following are encoded in one genomic region:
- a CDS encoding carboxypeptidase regulatory-like domain-containing protein has translation MTTSAIVILLATLALSQESATDSMAPIMIRVQSAEPAQPVQEIQYFRKAGELVKGSYWRTRVDSTPTSATYDTTPPTDWRHCETPDRLEIKGVEGKEVVFVRAPGFETRAIQIPDSSDSSISIDIELAPVQPISGVVVDEGNKGVPGAPIVIGSLPTDFYGAEEYNWDLKRLAVATTDEQGRFSVTSYPIRYPLLLTTAADGFAPGHMVISKPEEVRNAYISLHKPVTFAGHVQLPKGRVKQLKMTVILLTHDDLPYGEIYSESTTGGGSFSISGMPPGRAKLYISGTTPYLILMENHFTHEQHVDIAAGDSSPVSIYINN, from the coding sequence ATGACAACTTCTGCAATTGTAATTCTCCTTGCCACACTCGCACTGAGCCAGGAATCCGCGACAGATTCGATGGCTCCGATCATGATCCGCGTTCAAAGCGCGGAGCCAGCGCAGCCAGTTCAAGAAATCCAATATTTCAGAAAGGCGGGGGAGTTGGTCAAAGGGTCTTACTGGCGTACCAGAGTGGACTCCACGCCTACTTCCGCCACATATGATACCACGCCTCCCACGGATTGGCGCCATTGTGAGACTCCAGACCGTCTCGAAATCAAAGGCGTCGAAGGGAAAGAGGTGGTTTTTGTCCGTGCCCCCGGCTTTGAGACGAGGGCGATTCAGATTCCTGATTCAAGCGATTCCAGCATCAGCATCGATATCGAACTAGCACCGGTCCAGCCAATTTCTGGTGTCGTTGTCGATGAAGGTAATAAGGGTGTTCCAGGCGCTCCCATAGTGATCGGTAGCTTGCCAACAGATTTCTATGGAGCAGAAGAATATAACTGGGATTTAAAGAGGCTGGCCGTTGCGACTACAGACGAGCAGGGACGATTTTCTGTAACTTCGTATCCAATTAGATATCCGCTTCTGCTCACGACAGCTGCCGATGGCTTCGCTCCCGGGCACATGGTCATAAGCAAGCCAGAGGAGGTACGCAATGCCTATATCTCACTTCACAAACCTGTCACCTTCGCTGGGCATGTCCAATTGCCAAAAGGGCGGGTTAAACAATTAAAGATGACAGTGATACTTCTAACTCATGACGACTTGCCCTATGGGGAAATATATTCAGAATCAACCACCGGTGGAGGGAGCTTTTCGATAAGTGGCATGCCGCCAGGAAGAGCTAAACTATATATATCAGGAACAACCCCGTACCTAATTCTCATGGAGAATCATTTTACCCATGAGCAACACGTTGATATCGCGGCTGGAGATTCCTCACCAGTGAGTATCTACATAAACAATTAG